CTTGAATCCACTTCTCATTCTGTCTTACAGCATTTATGATGATATCTTCACTTGTATTTTTAGGCGCTTTCACAGTGATACGACCTATGGTATCGATATGAATTGCTAATTTTTTACGCTTCCCAAATTGAATATCAAACTCTATGGTGTTATTCTCTGTTTCTATTCTCATAAAATACCATCCTATGTTCATTATTTTTGTCGTTTGTTTTATTTATTATATCAAACTTCCCTGAAAAGATGATATCAAAAATTTAAAGCAATAGTTCTTTAATTAAAGATGTAAAAAGATGTTGAAGCTTCAAAATACTTATGAAAGCTCAACATCTCCTATGAAATTTTATCTCTTTTTATTTTATTTTTCTGCTTCCAGGCTTTACAAGGTCGATCTTTCCCTCTTTACAAAGCGGGCATTCCTGAGCCTCATAGGATTTTACCTCCGTCGTTAAGGCAGCTCTTAATTTTGTGCCGAAATTGATGGCACCATTGCTTCTATCTACTAATACAGCAACACCTACCACTTCTCCACCCTGCTCCCTTACAACCTCTGCAACCTCAACTACGGAGCCTCCCGTGGTGATCACATCCTCCGCAATTAACACCCTAGTGCCCTCCGGAATAGTGAAGCCTCTTCTTAAAACCATTTTTCCATTCTCTCTCTCTGCAAACAGATTCTTTACCTTCAGCTGTCTTGCCATTTCATAGGCGATGATCACGCCGCCCATGGCAGGTCCGATGACCATATCGATCTTGTCCTCCTTAAATTCCTCAGCCAATCCCTTTGCAAGCTCTTCTGTGAATTCTGGATATTGGAGAATCTGCGCACATTGCATATACTCGTTGCTGTGTCTTCCAGAGGTTAATAAGAAATGTCCCTTTAATAAAACCTTGGATTCCTCCAATATTTCAATCACTCTTTTTTCATTCAACATTTAAATTCCTCCCTATAATTTCCCGATTATTTCATGGATATCCTCAATATTATATTGATCCATATAATCTTCGATGCCCTCTAATACCTCCATGGTTGCTCTTGGGTTCATAAAATTTGCCGTACCTACCGCCACACCTGTAGCACCTGCCAGCATGAACGCGATGGCATCCTCTCCCGTTGCAATGCCACCCATACCGATGATGGGTACCTGAACTGCATTGGCTACTTGGTAAACCATCCGAAGAGCCACCGGCTTTATGGCTGGCCCAGAAAGACCACCCACCACATTGGCCAAAATTGGCTTTCTTCCATGGATATCGATGGCCATACCCAGTAATGTATTGATTAAAGAAATTGCATCTGCCCCACCAGCTACAGCTGCCTTTGCAATTTCTACGATATCCGTAACATTGGGCGTCAGCTTTACGATTAAAGGCTGCCTTGCTACCTTCTTTACTGCTTTTGTAACTTCTTCCACCATGGCAGGGTTCGTTCCAAAGTTTACACCGCCTGCCTTTACATTGGGGCAAGAGATATTCAGCTCTATTAAATCAATGTCTGCATCCCCCAGTTTTTCCGTTACCTTACAATAATCCGCCACAGTTCTGCCTGCAATGTTTACGATGATTTTCGTATCGTACTGTCTTAAAAACTGGATATCGTCTTTAATAAACGCTTCTACCCCTGGGTTTTGAAGTCCCACGCTGTTCAGCATACCACCGTAGGTTTCTGCAATTCGTGGGGTAGGATTACCGCTCCAAGGCTCATTGGCCACGCCTTTCACCACAACGGCTCCCAATTGATTTAAATCCACAAACTCCGAATACTCTCTTCCAGATCCAAAGGTTCCAGAGGCCGTCATGACAGGGTTTTTAAGTTGTATCCCTGCAATATGGACCCCCATGTTCCTTCTAGTCATGCCAAATCACCTCGTTGCTCCAAAATACAGGTCCATCCTTGCAGACCCTTTTGTTCATGACCTGTTTTTTATCCGTACTGGTCTTGCAGGTACAGCCCACACAAGCGCCAATGCCGCAGGCCATCCTCTCTTCCATGGAAACCTGCGCTTTCACACCTTTTTCCTCCGCCCACTGTGCAATAGCCCTCAACATTGGTTTTGGTCCACAGCTATAGACCATATCCACCTTTGGATTTTTCTCCCTCAGAATATCCATCACATTGCCCTTTACACCGTCCATGCCATCCTCTGTAGCCACATAAACCTTGGCACCGATCTTTTCGAATGCTTCAACTAAAATAGGATTCCTTCGAAAGCCTAAATACACCGCCACATTGCCTTGGAGCTGTTTCGCCAATTCCAGTAAAGGCGGTGTACCGATTCCCCCTCCTATGATAATAGGATGTGCACATTCCTCCTGAATCATAAAGCCATTGCCCAAGGGTCCCATCACTTGGATTTCCTCTCCCATTACCATCTGGCTCA
Above is a genomic segment from Alkaliphilus oremlandii OhILAs containing:
- a CDS encoding dihydroorotate dehydrogenase electron transfer subunit, coding for MKRMNGARILENKELVSEIYEMVLFSKEIAAIAKAGQFLNIYCNVPGRILPRPISISQIHREEGTVTIVYSVVGKGTKALSQMVMGEEIQVMGPLGNGFMIQEECAHPIIIGGGIGTPPLLELAKQLQGNVAVYLGFRRNPILVEAFEKIGAKVYVATEDGMDGVKGNVMDILREKNPKVDMVYSCGPKPMLRAIAQWAEEKGVKAQVSMEERMACGIGACVGCTCKTSTDKKQVMNKRVCKDGPVFWSNEVIWHD
- the pyrE gene encoding orotate phosphoribosyltransferase, coding for MLNEKRVIEILEESKVLLKGHFLLTSGRHSNEYMQCAQILQYPEFTEELAKGLAEEFKEDKIDMVIGPAMGGVIIAYEMARQLKVKNLFAERENGKMVLRRGFTIPEGTRVLIAEDVITTGGSVVEVAEVVREQGGEVVGVAVLVDRSNGAINFGTKLRAALTTEVKSYEAQECPLCKEGKIDLVKPGSRKIK
- a CDS encoding dihydroorotate dehydrogenase, coding for MTRRNMGVHIAGIQLKNPVMTASGTFGSGREYSEFVDLNQLGAVVVKGVANEPWSGNPTPRIAETYGGMLNSVGLQNPGVEAFIKDDIQFLRQYDTKIIVNIAGRTVADYCKVTEKLGDADIDLIELNISCPNVKAGGVNFGTNPAMVEEVTKAVKKVARQPLIVKLTPNVTDIVEIAKAAVAGGADAISLINTLLGMAIDIHGRKPILANVVGGLSGPAIKPVALRMVYQVANAVQVPIIGMGGIATGEDAIAFMLAGATGVAVGTANFMNPRATMEVLEGIEDYMDQYNIEDIHEIIGKL